One stretch of Pseudomonas azotoformans DNA includes these proteins:
- a CDS encoding ComEA family DNA-binding protein codes for MQNTYLTSLIFAFLASLSVTTTAAPSLKPEAPTPITAQIPKSEQSAKVNLNAADAETLRRDLFGIGAAKAKAIVAYRESNGPFTAVDELLEVKGIGKALLEKNRDRLVIN; via the coding sequence ATGCAAAACACCTATCTCACGTCCTTGATCTTCGCCTTCCTCGCCTCTCTCTCTGTAACAACCACTGCTGCCCCCTCCCTCAAACCTGAAGCCCCCACCCCCATCACTGCCCAAATACCCAAGTCTGAGCAGTCCGCCAAGGTCAATCTGAACGCTGCCGACGCCGAGACCCTGCGTCGTGATCTCTTCGGCATCGGTGCGGCCAAAGCCAAGGCAATCGTTGCCTATCGTGAAAGCAATGGTCCATTCACCGCGGTGGATGAGTTGTTGGAAGTGAAGGGGATCGGCAAGGCACTGCTTGAGAAGAATCGCGATAGGCTTGTTATCAACTAA
- the eat gene encoding ethanolamine permease yields the protein MNTQLKPTLGTLHLWGIAVGLVISGEYFGWSYGWGVAGTLGFLVTSLMVAAMYTCFIFSFTELTTAIPHAGGPFAYSRRAFGEKGGLIAGLATLIEFVFAPPAIALAIGAYLNVQFPALAPKHAAVGAYIVFMGLNILGVKLAATFELVVCVLAVAELLVFMGVVAPAFSFSNFALNGWAGSDTFGAPAIAGMFAAIPFAIWFFLAIEGAAMAAEEAKDPKRTIPKAYISGILTLVILAMGVMFFAGGVGDWRTLSNINDPLPQAMKTVVGDSSGWLHMLVWIGLFGLVASFHGIILGYSRQFFALARAGYLPSFLAKLSRFQTPHRAIIAGGVVGIAAIYSDGLINLGGMTLTAAMITMAVFGAIVMYIMSMLSLFKLRRTEPLLERTFRAPGYPIVPGIALVLAVVCLVAMAWFNALIGLIFLGFMVVGFAYFQITAQDRADAPADAMLTGL from the coding sequence ATGAACACACAACTCAAACCCACCTTGGGCACCCTGCACTTATGGGGCATCGCGGTCGGGCTGGTGATATCCGGGGAGTACTTCGGCTGGAGCTATGGCTGGGGCGTCGCCGGGACCCTGGGCTTCCTGGTGACCTCATTGATGGTTGCCGCGATGTACACCTGTTTTATCTTCAGCTTCACCGAACTGACCACCGCAATTCCTCATGCGGGTGGGCCGTTTGCCTACAGCCGTCGCGCCTTTGGAGAGAAAGGCGGCTTGATCGCGGGGCTCGCGACCTTGATCGAATTCGTCTTTGCGCCGCCTGCCATCGCCTTGGCCATCGGCGCCTATCTGAATGTGCAGTTTCCGGCGCTGGCCCCCAAACATGCGGCCGTCGGTGCCTACATCGTGTTCATGGGCCTGAACATCCTCGGCGTTAAGCTCGCCGCCACCTTCGAACTGGTGGTGTGCGTACTCGCCGTCGCTGAGTTGCTGGTGTTCATGGGCGTAGTGGCGCCCGCATTCAGCTTCAGTAACTTCGCCCTGAACGGCTGGGCCGGTTCCGACACGTTCGGAGCACCGGCGATTGCCGGGATGTTTGCTGCAATTCCCTTCGCCATCTGGTTCTTTCTCGCCATCGAAGGCGCCGCCATGGCCGCCGAAGAAGCGAAAGATCCGAAGCGCACCATTCCAAAGGCCTACATCAGCGGCATCCTGACCCTGGTGATCCTGGCCATGGGCGTTATGTTCTTTGCCGGTGGCGTGGGTGACTGGCGCACCCTGTCCAACATCAACGACCCACTGCCACAAGCCATGAAAACCGTGGTCGGCGACAGCTCCGGCTGGTTGCACATGCTGGTGTGGATCGGCCTGTTCGGCCTGGTGGCCAGTTTCCACGGCATCATCCTCGGGTATTCGCGCCAGTTTTTCGCCCTGGCCCGCGCCGGTTACCTGCCCTCATTCCTCGCCAAACTGTCGCGCTTCCAGACACCCCACCGCGCAATCATCGCCGGTGGCGTGGTCGGCATCGCGGCGATCTACAGCGACGGCCTGATCAACCTCGGCGGTATGACACTGACCGCGGCGATGATTACCATGGCGGTATTCGGCGCCATCGTGATGTACATCATGAGCATGCTCAGCCTGTTCAAACTGCGCAGGACCGAGCCGCTGCTGGAGCGTACCTTCCGCGCACCGGGTTACCCCATCGTGCCGGGCATTGCACTGGTGCTGGCGGTGGTGTGCCTGGTGGCCATGGCCTGGTTCAACGCGCTGATCGGGCTGATCTTCCTGGGCTTTATGGTGGTGGGGTTCGCCTACTTCCAGATAACTGCGCAAGACCGTGCCGATGCACCGGCGGATGCGATGTTGACCGGGCTCTGA
- the kdpA gene encoding potassium-transporting ATPase subunit KdpA — MHSYDYWLIIAFFAVVLVPAPFLGRFYYKVMEGQRTWLTPVFGPVERACYRLSGVDEHQEQSWQKYMLALLVFNLAGFLLLFAILLFQDYLPLNPQKLPGQEWTLAFNTAVSFMTNTNWQSYSGEASLSYLSQMAGLTVQNFVSAATGLAVLVALCRGIGRKSTKTLGNFWVDMTRATLYGLLPLCLVLALFLVWQGVPQTFAHYVDAVTLQGVDQVIPLGPAASQIAIKQLGTNGGGFFGVNSAHPFEDPTAWANLFEVASIILIPVALVFTFGHYVKDLRQSRAILGCMLALFIIGGATSLWAEYQPNPTLNNPAVEQTAPLEGKEARFGTTGTVLWSVTTTAASNGSVNGMQDSLSPLSGMVALVNMMVGEVIFGGVGAGMYGMLLNVLIAVFLAGLMIGRTPEYLGKKLQAKEVQLLVVTLLVMPVGVLVLGAIAASLPGPAGAISNPGPHGFSQLLYAYTSASANNGSAFGGFSANTPFHNLMLGLGMLIGRFGYILPVLALAGSLAMKKTAPIGQNSFPTHGPLFVTLLTVTILLVGGLTFLPTLALGPIAEHLSMGF, encoded by the coding sequence ATGCACAGTTATGACTATTGGCTGATCATTGCCTTCTTTGCCGTGGTGCTGGTGCCGGCCCCGTTCCTGGGGCGGTTCTATTACAAAGTGATGGAGGGGCAGCGCACCTGGCTCACACCGGTGTTCGGCCCTGTGGAACGCGCCTGTTATCGCCTGTCGGGCGTGGATGAGCATCAGGAACAGAGCTGGCAGAAGTACATGCTGGCCTTGCTCGTTTTCAACCTTGCGGGCTTTTTGCTGTTGTTCGCGATCTTGTTGTTCCAGGACTACCTCCCACTGAACCCGCAGAAATTGCCGGGACAGGAATGGACGCTGGCGTTCAACACTGCGGTCAGTTTCATGACCAACACCAACTGGCAGTCCTACAGCGGTGAAGCGTCCCTGAGCTACCTCAGCCAGATGGCCGGCCTGACCGTGCAGAACTTCGTCAGCGCGGCGACCGGTCTGGCCGTCCTTGTCGCTTTGTGTCGTGGGATCGGTCGCAAATCCACCAAGACCCTGGGCAACTTCTGGGTCGACATGACCCGCGCCACCCTCTACGGCTTGCTGCCGTTGTGCCTGGTACTGGCGTTGTTCCTGGTGTGGCAGGGCGTACCCCAGACCTTCGCCCATTACGTGGATGCCGTGACCCTGCAGGGTGTGGATCAAGTGATCCCCCTGGGCCCGGCGGCCAGCCAGATTGCGATCAAGCAGTTGGGCACCAACGGCGGTGGCTTCTTCGGCGTCAACTCGGCACATCCGTTTGAAGACCCTACCGCTTGGGCAAACTTGTTCGAAGTGGCGTCAATCATCCTGATCCCCGTGGCGCTGGTGTTCACCTTCGGTCATTACGTGAAAGACCTGCGTCAGAGCCGCGCGATCCTCGGCTGCATGCTGGCGTTGTTCATCATCGGCGGCGCGACCTCGCTGTGGGCCGAATACCAGCCCAACCCGACCCTGAACAACCCGGCCGTGGAGCAGACTGCACCACTGGAAGGCAAGGAGGCACGCTTCGGTACCACCGGCACGGTGCTGTGGTCGGTGACCACGACAGCGGCGTCCAACGGCTCGGTCAACGGCATGCAGGACAGCCTGAGCCCTCTCAGTGGCATGGTCGCGCTGGTCAACATGATGGTCGGCGAAGTGATCTTCGGCGGCGTCGGCGCCGGCATGTACGGCATGTTGCTCAACGTGTTGATTGCAGTGTTCCTCGCCGGCCTGATGATTGGCCGCACCCCGGAATACCTGGGCAAGAAGCTGCAGGCCAAAGAAGTGCAATTGCTGGTGGTGACCTTGCTGGTGATGCCGGTGGGCGTGCTGGTGCTCGGCGCCATTGCCGCCAGCCTGCCCGGCCCTGCCGGCGCTATCAGCAACCCCGGCCCCCACGGTTTCAGCCAGTTGCTTTACGCCTACACCTCGGCCAGCGCCAACAACGGCTCGGCGTTCGGCGGCTTCAGCGCCAACACCCCGTTTCACAACCTGATGCTGGGCCTTGGCATGTTGATCGGCCGCTTCGGCTACATCCTCCCGGTACTGGCCCTGGCCGGCAGCCTGGCGATGAAGAAGACCGCACCGATTGGCCAGAACAGCTTCCCGACCCATGGCCCGCTGTTCGTGACCCTGTTGACCGTGACCATTCTGCTGGTGGGCGGCCTGACCTTCCTGCCGACGCTGGCACTGGGCCCTATCGCTGAACATCTGAGCATGGGCTTCTAA
- the kdpB gene encoding potassium-transporting ATPase subunit KdpB: MNMPAKNAAPAKTQEPAKTAISALWRPALVQAFVKLDPRQLQRSPVMLVVELTAILTTVLCFVPDTAVPTYVAVQIAVWLWFTVLFANFAEALAEGRGKARADSLKAGSEGLSARRKEADGSFKVVPATSLRKGDVVRVAAGEMIPGDGEVIEGIAAVNEAAITGESAPVIRESGGDRSAVTGNTRLVSDWLLIRITANPGESTLDRMIALVEGAKRQKTPNEVALDILLIGLTLIFLLVVVTLQPFAHFASGSLPLVFLVALLVTLIPTTIGGLLSAIGIAGMDRLVRLNVIAKSGRAVEAAGDVHVLLLDKTGTITFGNRRCAAVVAAPGVSGKEVAEGALFASLADDTAEGKSIVEYLRALHPQAEPSADELTAVPFSAETRLSGVDYQGRVFRKGAVDSLLAFIGQQRRDLQPALSREIDKIAQSGGTPLLVCADGKLLGAIHLKDVVKPGIRERFAELRKLGIRTVMVTGDNPLTAAAIAAEAGVDDVLAEATPEKKLARIRHEQNDGRLVAMCGDGANDAPALAQADVGMAMNDGTQAAREAANMVDLDSDPTKLLDVVQIGKELLVTRGALTTFSIANDVAKYFAILPALFASIYPQLGVLNVMHLQSPQSAILSAIVFNALIIVVLIPLALRGVRVQAASAAALLRRNLLIYGLGGILVPFVGIKAIDMLLTALHLV; encoded by the coding sequence ATGAATATGCCTGCAAAAAACGCCGCTCCCGCCAAAACCCAGGAGCCTGCCAAAACCGCCATTTCCGCCCTGTGGCGCCCGGCGCTGGTCCAGGCGTTCGTCAAGCTGGACCCGCGCCAGCTGCAACGCTCGCCGGTGATGCTGGTGGTCGAGTTGACCGCCATCCTCACCACCGTGTTGTGCTTTGTGCCCGACACCGCCGTGCCGACCTATGTCGCCGTGCAAATCGCCGTGTGGCTGTGGTTCACCGTGCTGTTCGCCAACTTCGCCGAAGCCTTGGCCGAAGGACGTGGCAAGGCCCGCGCCGACAGCCTCAAGGCCGGCAGCGAAGGCCTCAGCGCACGGCGCAAGGAGGCCGATGGCAGCTTCAAGGTCGTGCCGGCCACCAGCCTGCGCAAAGGCGATGTGGTCCGCGTTGCCGCCGGGGAAATGATCCCCGGTGACGGCGAAGTCATCGAAGGCATCGCGGCCGTCAACGAAGCCGCCATTACCGGTGAGTCGGCACCAGTGATCCGCGAGTCCGGTGGCGACCGCTCGGCCGTCACCGGCAACACACGCCTGGTGTCGGACTGGCTGCTGATCCGCATCACTGCCAACCCGGGCGAGTCGACCCTGGATCGCATGATCGCCCTGGTGGAAGGCGCCAAACGCCAGAAAACCCCCAACGAAGTCGCGCTGGACATTCTGCTGATCGGCCTGACCCTGATCTTCCTGTTGGTGGTGGTGACCCTGCAGCCGTTCGCCCACTTCGCCAGCGGCAGCTTGCCTCTGGTGTTCCTGGTCGCACTGCTGGTGACGCTGATTCCTACAACTATTGGCGGCTTGCTGTCAGCCATTGGCATCGCCGGCATGGACCGCCTGGTGCGCCTCAACGTGATCGCCAAGTCCGGGCGTGCCGTGGAAGCAGCGGGCGACGTGCATGTGTTGCTGCTGGACAAGACCGGCACCATCACTTTCGGTAACCGTCGCTGTGCGGCGGTGGTCGCGGCGCCTGGCGTCAGCGGCAAGGAAGTGGCCGAGGGCGCGTTGTTTGCCTCCCTGGCGGATGACACGGCGGAAGGTAAATCCATCGTCGAATACCTGCGTGCCTTGCACCCTCAAGCCGAGCCGAGCGCAGACGAACTGACGGCCGTGCCGTTCAGTGCTGAAACCCGCTTGTCCGGTGTCGACTACCAAGGCCGAGTGTTCCGCAAGGGTGCAGTGGATTCGCTGCTGGCCTTCATCGGTCAACAACGTCGCGACTTGCAGCCTGCGCTGTCGCGGGAAATCGACAAGATCGCCCAGAGCGGCGGCACCCCGTTGCTGGTGTGTGCCGACGGCAAGTTGCTCGGCGCGATCCACCTGAAGGACGTGGTCAAGCCGGGCATTCGCGAGCGTTTCGCCGAGCTGCGCAAACTGGGGATCCGTACCGTGATGGTCACCGGCGACAACCCGTTGACCGCCGCCGCGATTGCCGCCGAAGCCGGCGTGGATGACGTGCTGGCCGAAGCCACCCCCGAGAAAAAACTTGCCCGCATCCGTCATGAACAAAATGACGGCCGCCTAGTGGCGATGTGCGGTGACGGCGCCAACGACGCTCCGGCGCTGGCCCAGGCGGACGTCGGCATGGCGATGAACGATGGCACCCAGGCTGCGCGTGAGGCCGCCAACATGGTCGACCTCGACAGCGACCCGACCAAGCTGCTCGACGTGGTGCAGATCGGCAAGGAATTGCTGGTGACCCGTGGCGCATTGACCACCTTTTCCATCGCCAACGACGTGGCCAAGTACTTCGCGATCTTGCCGGCGCTGTTCGCCTCGATCTACCCGCAACTGGGCGTGCTCAACGTGATGCACTTGCAGAGCCCGCAGAGCGCGATCCTGTCGGCCATCGTATTCAACGCGCTGATCATCGTGGTGCTGATTCCCCTGGCGCTGCGCGGTGTGCGCGTCCAGGCGGCGAGTGCGGCGGCATTGCTGCGGCGCAACCTGCTGATCTACGGGCTGGGCGGGATTCTGGTGCCGTTCGTGGGCATCAAGGCGATTGACATGCTACTGACAGCGTTGCACCTGGTTTGA
- the kdpF gene encoding K(+)-transporting ATPase subunit F yields the protein MSVLDGVSLLLAVALFIYLLVALLRADRN from the coding sequence ATGAGCGTTCTGGACGGGGTGTCACTGCTATTGGCCGTGGCGCTGTTCATTTATCTGCTGGTTGCGCTGTTACGCGCGGATCGGAACTAG
- a CDS encoding urea carboxylase-associated family protein, whose product MYKDYPAAYQVSKGSALQVDTAFYERIRDRKDRRALIEQFEVPIRTGRAWKVPAGHVFRVTTPVGPQVGDFNVWNANDPRERLWAARTRQLQGAHVSTHDRLWSNLPFLRPLVTITDDSLASYGIDEHGGRLHDLLGTRCDPYVNRMLTGEDFHHHCHSNLTRAVLPHGLTEFDVHDVLNIFQCTGLNHDDMYFMKACPAQKGDYLEFFAEIDLLCALSTCPGGDLSLPMWGPEAQDPLTVCRPLGVEIYTLEDELLNGWRQPERAAYKGQHGLHIAKADWE is encoded by the coding sequence ATGTACAAAGACTATCCGGCCGCCTATCAGGTCAGTAAAGGTTCAGCGTTGCAGGTTGACACGGCGTTTTACGAGCGCATTCGTGACCGAAAAGACCGGCGCGCCCTGATCGAGCAGTTTGAGGTGCCGATTCGTACGGGTAGGGCGTGGAAGGTGCCAGCCGGGCATGTGTTCCGTGTGACCACGCCGGTCGGTCCGCAGGTGGGTGATTTCAACGTATGGAATGCCAATGACCCCCGTGAGCGCCTGTGGGCGGCGCGTACTCGCCAATTGCAGGGCGCCCATGTCAGTACCCATGACCGCTTGTGGTCGAATTTGCCATTCCTGCGGCCTTTGGTGACGATCACTGACGACAGCCTTGCCAGCTACGGGATCGATGAGCACGGCGGGCGGCTGCATGATTTGCTTGGCACACGTTGTGATCCCTATGTTAATCGGATGCTCACCGGTGAGGACTTCCATCACCATTGCCATTCCAACCTGACACGTGCGGTTTTGCCTCACGGCCTGACGGAATTCGACGTGCATGACGTGCTGAATATTTTCCAGTGCACCGGTCTTAATCACGACGACATGTACTTCATGAAGGCCTGCCCTGCGCAGAAAGGCGACTACCTGGAGTTCTTTGCCGAGATTGATTTGCTTTGCGCGCTGTCGACGTGCCCCGGTGGGGATTTGTCGCTGCCGATGTGGGGCCCGGAGGCGCAGGATCCGCTGACGGTGTGCCGTCCGCTGGGGGTTGAGATCTACACGTTGGAGGATGAGCTGCTCAATGGCTGGCGCCAGCCGGAACGTGCTGCCTACAAGGGGCAGCACGGGTTGCATATTGCCAAGGCGGATTGGGAGTAA
- a CDS encoding TetR/AcrR family transcriptional regulator: MRYSSDHKAKTHQRIIKEASVRFRRDGIDATGLQPLMKALDLTHGGFYAHFKSKSELVEKALQAAAVDLDAHCEMLFSQQRPLEAFIDSYLSEWHLTSPAEGCPLPTMSSELGLRGQHSATTDAVLGARLQQIKTALGNGQSDAQSLVMMSTLVGALVLARSVQDPEMAMRIMGVVRESLKTQVSENEKAGQ; this comes from the coding sequence ATGCGTTACTCATCCGACCACAAAGCCAAGACCCACCAACGCATCATCAAGGAAGCGTCTGTGCGCTTTCGCCGCGACGGTATCGACGCCACTGGGTTGCAGCCGTTGATGAAGGCCTTGGACCTGACCCACGGAGGGTTTTATGCACACTTCAAGTCCAAGAGCGAGTTGGTCGAAAAGGCGCTGCAGGCTGCAGCGGTCGATCTGGATGCACATTGTGAAATGCTGTTCAGCCAGCAACGACCATTGGAAGCCTTCATTGACAGTTACCTGTCGGAATGGCACCTCACATCGCCGGCCGAAGGTTGCCCGCTGCCGACCATGTCTTCCGAGTTGGGGCTGAGAGGCCAACACAGCGCGACTACAGACGCTGTGCTCGGTGCAAGGCTTCAGCAGATTAAAACAGCGCTGGGGAATGGACAAAGTGATGCACAAAGCCTGGTGATGATGTCGACACTGGTGGGTGCCCTGGTGCTGGCCCGAAGTGTCCAAGACCCGGAAATGGCGATGCGCATCATGGGTGTGGTGCGGGAAAGCTTGAAAACCCAGGTTTCAGAAAATGAAAAAGCCGGCCAATGA
- a CDS encoding DUF2897 family protein gives MPWYAWLIMVVAIGSIVGGLMMLRDSANKVELTDEQRKRVAERNAQADAKDAQDR, from the coding sequence ATGCCGTGGTATGCGTGGTTGATTATGGTAGTTGCGATCGGGTCGATCGTCGGTGGGCTGATGATGCTGCGTGACAGCGCCAACAAAGTGGAACTCACCGACGAACAACGCAAGCGCGTGGCCGAGCGCAACGCCCAGGCGGATGCCAAGGATGCGCAGGATCGCTGA
- a CDS encoding polysaccharide biosynthesis protein produces MEMLRTYLLSLPRRYKRSIQVVTDVILVWLALWMAFVVRLGIDEMINPVLMHVGLFLAAPIVAIPLFIHFGMYRAVMRYFGNDALIAIIKAVSLASLMLAVVMFWYSNPQNVVPRSIIFNYWWLSMVMIGGLRLAMRQYFLGDWFTTAQHMPFTNRENGLPKVAIYGAGSAGNQLVAALRMGRAMRPVAFIDDDISISDRVISGLQVYKPKHIQRMIDETGAEEILLAIPSSNRGRRREILGFLEGFPLHVRSVPGFMDLASGRVKVDDIQEVDIADLLGRDAVPAQGELLERCITGLNVLVTGAGGSIGSELCRQILSLRPTTLLLFEHSEFNLYSILSELEQRIVHESLPVKLLPILGTVRDQSKLFDIMKSWRVDTIYHAAAYKHVPMVEHNIAEGVINNVIGTLNTAQAALQSGAANFVLISTDKAVRPTNIMGSTKRLAELTLQALSRELAPALFGDSSNVSRVNKTRFTMVRFGNVLGSSGSVIPLFHKQIKSGGPLTVTHPKITRYFMTIPEAAQLVIQAGSMGQGGDVFVLDMGEPVKIIELAEKMIHLSGLSVRSDKNPHGDIAIEFTGLRPGEKLYEELLIGDNVVATQHPMIMSANEDYLSWDVLKGKLTELLGAVERDDYTRVRQLLRDTVSGYAPDGEIVDWIHQQRRREP; encoded by the coding sequence ATGGAGATGTTGCGAACCTATTTGTTGAGTTTGCCGCGTCGATACAAACGATCCATTCAAGTGGTGACTGATGTCATTCTTGTATGGTTAGCGCTGTGGATGGCGTTTGTCGTGCGCTTGGGCATCGACGAGATGATCAACCCCGTCTTGATGCATGTGGGATTGTTTTTGGCTGCACCGATTGTAGCTATCCCACTGTTTATTCATTTTGGAATGTACCGTGCGGTCATGCGCTACTTTGGCAACGACGCGTTGATTGCAATTATAAAAGCCGTCAGTCTTGCATCACTGATGCTCGCCGTTGTCATGTTTTGGTATAGCAACCCCCAGAACGTCGTACCTCGTTCCATCATTTTCAACTACTGGTGGCTCAGTATGGTGATGATCGGAGGGTTGCGGTTAGCCATGCGCCAGTACTTCCTGGGCGACTGGTTCACTACCGCACAACACATGCCTTTCACCAATCGAGAAAATGGTCTGCCCAAAGTTGCCATTTATGGGGCAGGTTCCGCCGGCAACCAATTAGTGGCAGCTCTGCGTATGGGCAGAGCGATGCGGCCGGTGGCTTTTATCGATGACGATATCAGTATTTCCGATCGGGTTATTTCCGGTTTGCAGGTTTATAAACCCAAGCACATCCAACGCATGATCGATGAGACGGGGGCCGAGGAAATTCTCCTGGCCATTCCTTCTTCGAACCGTGGCCGCCGTCGTGAGATTCTTGGCTTTCTCGAGGGGTTTCCGCTTCATGTAAGAAGTGTTCCTGGTTTTATGGACCTGGCCAGTGGTCGAGTGAAGGTCGATGATATTCAGGAAGTCGATATTGCTGATCTGCTGGGCCGCGATGCGGTCCCTGCTCAAGGTGAGCTGCTTGAGCGCTGCATCACGGGGCTGAACGTTTTGGTTACGGGGGCAGGAGGTTCCATCGGTTCGGAACTGTGTCGGCAAATTTTGTCTCTTCGCCCAACGACCCTGCTGTTGTTCGAACACAGTGAGTTCAATCTCTACAGCATTCTCTCGGAACTGGAGCAGCGTATTGTTCATGAGTCGTTGCCGGTGAAGCTTCTGCCGATTTTGGGAACGGTACGCGATCAGTCCAAACTATTCGATATTATGAAGAGCTGGCGAGTAGATACGATCTATCACGCCGCGGCCTATAAGCATGTGCCGATGGTGGAGCACAATATTGCAGAAGGTGTCATCAACAATGTGATTGGAACACTGAATACAGCGCAGGCGGCGCTGCAGTCGGGAGCCGCCAATTTTGTGTTGATCTCTACAGATAAGGCGGTCCGCCCAACTAACATAATGGGCAGTACCAAGCGGTTGGCGGAGTTGACCCTTCAAGCATTGAGTCGAGAGTTGGCGCCTGCGCTATTTGGAGATAGTTCCAATGTCTCACGCGTCAATAAAACTCGCTTCACGATGGTTCGGTTTGGCAATGTACTGGGGTCCTCCGGTTCCGTTATTCCTTTGTTCCATAAACAGATCAAGTCCGGCGGACCACTAACAGTCACTCATCCGAAAATCACGCGCTATTTCATGACGATACCGGAGGCTGCTCAGTTGGTCATCCAGGCGGGTTCCATGGGGCAGGGGGGGGATGTGTTCGTGCTCGATATGGGGGAGCCGGTCAAAATAATCGAGCTCGCTGAGAAGATGATTCATCTCTCCGGGTTGAGTGTTCGTTCAGATAAGAATCCCCATGGCGACATCGCCATAGAATTTACCGGTTTGCGTCCTGGTGAAAAGCTTTACGAGGAGTTGCTGATCGGTGATAACGTCGTGGCTACTCAGCATCCGATGATCATGAGTGCCAATGAGGATTACCTGTCGTGGGACGTACTCAAAGGGAAGCTGACCGAGTTGCTTGGTGCCGTGGAGCGGGACGACTACACCCGCGTTCGCCAACTTTTGCGCGACACAGTCAGTGGTTACGCACCGGATGGCGAGATCGTTGACTGGATTCATCAGCAGCGCCGCCGAGAGCCCTGA
- a CDS encoding GntR family transcriptional regulator: MTLSLSLADQIALELRADIIGGRLLPGMPLVEVELVKAYNASRNTIREALHRLGQEGLTRYVRNKGVMVRRLAREEVRDLFVVRRTLELQAIAQSGPLTEDQSERMQNAIDATTLAREREDWRAVATHSLVFHQHIVGLMRSPLFDEFFAQVIAQLRLVFCAAPDEQRFQSPWLERDREIYTLLVQQDKSAAGEAMSLYLEDSERLSLALFNHP, encoded by the coding sequence ATGACACTCAGTTTGTCTCTCGCCGACCAGATTGCCCTGGAGCTTCGCGCTGACATCATCGGCGGGCGATTGCTGCCAGGAATGCCTTTGGTCGAAGTGGAACTGGTCAAAGCCTACAACGCATCGCGCAACACGATCCGTGAAGCGTTGCACCGCCTTGGGCAAGAAGGGTTGACCCGTTATGTGCGCAACAAGGGGGTGATGGTCCGGCGGTTGGCGCGAGAGGAGGTGCGTGATTTGTTTGTCGTGCGCCGCACTCTGGAGTTGCAGGCCATCGCCCAGAGCGGTCCCCTGACGGAGGATCAATCCGAACGCATGCAGAACGCCATCGACGCCACCACCCTGGCCCGCGAGCGTGAAGACTGGCGTGCGGTCGCCACCCATAGCCTGGTGTTTCACCAACACATTGTCGGGTTGATGCGCAGCCCGTTGTTCGATGAGTTTTTTGCCCAAGTGATCGCCCAACTGCGCTTGGTGTTTTGCGCTGCGCCTGACGAGCAGCGCTTCCAGTCACCGTGGCTGGAGCGTGATCGTGAGATCTACACATTATTGGTCCAGCAGGATAAATCGGCGGCGGGAGAGGCGATGAGCCTGTACCTGGAGGATTCGGAACGCCTGTCCCTGGCCTTGTTTAATCATCCCTGA